DNA from Candidatus Nezhaarchaeota archaeon:
GGCTTATTATAAACAGAGGGGAGGTGAAGGTAGACGGCAGAGTCTGCAAAGATCACAGGTTCCCCCTAGGGCTAATGGACGTCCTCGAGATACCTAAGCTCAGTAAGTACTTTAGGTTAGTCCCTCACCCAAGGAGCTACTTGCATCTCCACGAGGTAGAGCTCAGTGAAGCCGCCTTCAAGCTCTGCCGTATTGAGGGGAAGACTACGGTAAAGGGGGGTCACTTACAACTACATCTTCACGATGGGCGCAACTTACTCGTACGTGTCTCAGACCCTAGGAAGCCTGTTGAAGACGTTTACAGGACGATGGACGTGGTGAAGATATCCCTCCCCGGCTGTAGCGTCTTAGACCACTTTAGGCTCGAGCCCGGGGCTGTAGCTATCGTTATAGGGGGTGAGAACGTGGGGCGCGTGGGTAGGATAGTTGAGGTAAGCCAAGGTCTATTTAAGGAGCAGAGGCTAGTAGCTCTTGAAGGTAAGAGCGGTGAGAGGTTTAATGTAAACTACTTGTACACCTTCGTCATTGGCTCGAAGGAGCCCGCAATCTCCCTACCGGAGGGCTACTGGTAGTGGCGGGGTCTGCGACAGAGAACCCGATGAGGAGGATTAAGGTAGGGAAGGTGGTCGTTAACATGGCCGTCGGCACCTCGGGGGAGCAGTTAATGAAGGCCGCGCAAGTTCTCGAGAAGCTCACCGGGCAGAAGCCTTGCTTTAGGAAGGCTAAGAGGACTATTAAGGACTTCGGCATAAAGAAGGGGGAGACCATTGCGTGCATGGTCACCCTCCGCAAGCAGAAGGCCTTAGACTTTCTTAAGCGAGCCCTGGCAGCTGTAGGCTTTAAGCTTAAGCGTAGCTGCTTTGACCCCCTGGGGAATTTCGCCTTTGGCGTGAAGGAGCACATAAGCCTACCTGGCGTAAAGTACGACCCTGCACTAGGTATCTTCGGCTTCGACGTTTGCGTTAGCTTAGAGCGCCCTGGCTACCGGGTGAAGACGAGGAGGCGAAGGCGTAGTTGTGTAGGTAAGAAGCACTTAGTTACAAGGGAGGAGGCTTGGGGCTTTGTTGAGCGTGAACTAGGGGTTACGTTAGTGGATTGAGCGATTCTAAGAACCGTGGAGTATGGGCGTAAGCTGGCTTTGCGACCTAGCCCGTGCCTAGCCCTTTTAGCTCTCCCTCCCTCCTCAAAATCTCCCTGGCCACTACTATTCCAGACGCTGAGGCCTGTACTAGGCCCCTCGTTATTCCCGCACCGTCGCCTATGGCGAAGAGGTTACGCACCTTAGTCTCTAAGCTACTACTTAACTCCAGCCTCGAGCTATAGAACTTCACCTCCACCCCGTAGAGTAGGGTGTGATTAGCATATACTCCCGGCGTCACCTCGTCCAAGGCCTTTAGCATTTCTAGGATGTCGGTTAAATAGCGGTAGGGGAGGACGAAGCTTAAGTCTCCAGGGGTAGCTGTCTTAAGCGTAGGCTCAACTAAGTTACGCTTTATACGCTCCCAAGTAGACCTCCTGCCTATTCTAAGGTCTCCCAGGCGCTGTACGATAACGCCGCCGCTAAGTAGGTTTGCTAAGCTAGCTAAGTAGCGCCCGTAAGCTATAGGCTCTTTGAAGGGCTCGGTGAACAAGGTGCTAACGAGAATGGCAAAATTGCTGTTATCAGTGCGCTTACTTTCATAGCTCTGACCATTAACTGTGACTACTCCATTGTAGTACTCAGTCACAACCTCTCCGTAGGGATTGAAGCAGAACGTGCGCACGCGGTCGTCGAAGGTCTTAGAATAGTAGATAAACTTGGGCTCGTAGAGCACGCTGGATAGGGGCTCCATTACATACGCCGGTACCTCTACGCGTACTCCCACATCAACCGGGTTGTGCGTAGAGCGTAGGTTAAGCCTCTCAGCCTCCCTCCTAAGCCACTCTGCTCCGCTACGTCCAGGCGCTAGCACGACGTATCGTCCTTCTACCTCCTCTCCGCCGCGTACCCTCACCCCCTTGACTCTACCTCCTTCAACTAGCACTGTGTCTACTTCACTGCCTAGCCTTACGTCTACTCTACTTTCTAGCTCCCGCCTCATCGCCTTAACTACCTCTATGCACCTCTCAGTGCCTAGGTGTCTTATCTTGACCGGGATTAGCCGAAGGCCCGCGAGCGCAGCCTTTCGCTTAAACTCCTCAATACGATCTATCTCTGTGCCGTATGCGCGCTTCGGCGCTCCGAACCTGACGTAGACCTCATCTACGTAGTTAATTAGCCTCGCTAGCTCCTCTCTACCTACGTACTCGTCTAACCATCCACCTACCTCTGGGGATAGCGTCAGCTTTCCATCGCTAAACGCCCCAGCGCCCCCCCAGCCACTAACTAAGTTACATGGGTTGCACTTAATACACCCTAGGCCGCGATTAGAAAGGCAGTGGCGCTGCTCTACGTCTAGCCCCTTATCGAGCATTAAGATCCTTAAGTCGCTATGCGTCCTTAGCTCTAGTGCCGTAAAGATGCCTGCGGGGCCGCAGCCCACTATGATTACGTCATACTTCAAACGCTGCACCAGCTTCCTTCGCTAGGGCGAGGATATATCCTTTATGCGTAAGTAGCGTGAAAACTAAAAGTAGCCTCTCCTACGCATTACGGGGCCGTAGGCTAGCTTGGTTAGACTGCGAGGCTTGGGGCGCTGGCTTGTGGTCAGCGTGAGAGCCCTCGTGACCCAGGTTCAAATCCTGGCGGCCCCACTGCTCTACGTAGGCTGCTCCTTTAATTAGCGAGAGAGCCCTGAGGTCGCTAAAGATTTTTATTAGAGGCGCCTCTTGGCTACTTTCAGCCGGGGTGGCCGAGGGGTTTAGGCGGCGGCCTGCAGAGCCGCTTCACGCAGGTTCAAATCCTGCCCCCGGCTCTACTTACCTACGTAGAGAGGGATGAGCCTAGGCTACTTAGTAGCAAAGCTTAATTTAATCTCTACGGTCTCCTCCTCGGGGGCCGTAGTCTAGCAAGGTAGGACGGCACCAGGTAGAGACCTGGCGTTAAGGGCTCCAGAGGGGTGGTGCCACGACCGCGTGGGATGAAGAGCCTCTGGAGCGCGGGTGGAGGTACCCGTTGGTCGTGGGTTCAAGTCCCACCGGCCCCACCTCTCTACAGCGCCTGTCCTCACTTTAATTAAGTAACGTTAGAGGCGGTCATCGAAGCTAGCAGAGCTAGTAGAGGTAAGCTTAGTAAACCCCCCACCCAGTAGTGTTCACGCGGCCGCACGCCGGCCATAGGCAGAGGGGGAACACTCGGTCTCGTCAGATCCCGAAAGTTAAGCCCTCTGCCGCGAGACCGAGTACTCGATTCCGCGAGGGTCGGGGAAAGGCTCGTGCTGGCGGCGGCCGCTTCGCGCTCACGCGCGCTAATGGAGGGATACGCGTTAAATAAGTTTAAGGGGCAGAACTCTTACGAGGGGCAGGAAAGTTGCTAGGCATGCTGAGGATTAGCTTAGCTCAGCTACTCCCCCCGGGCGACCCCTATCAGATCCTCTTCTCACTCATCTACCTCTTGGCCTTCATCACGCTGTTCATGTTCTTCAACCAGCACTTCCAGCGCATGTGGTGGACTAGAGACGTAGAGAAGGCTATAGTTAGGCTCGAGCGCTACGTGAAACATAGCAAGGAGGTCCTCCTCAAGTCTGTAGTGGACCAAGGGAAGCCAGACTTCGACCCCTCGAAGCCCATAGAGGACTTCCTAGACTTCTTCGTAATAGAGCCTGTGGATAGAGATCCCTATGGCGTGCTAAAGAGGCTAGAGCACATACTAGATGTTGAGCGCAGCCACTTCAGGTCCTTCGTCGCACGCGTCGCGCCCAAGGCGGACCCTGTGTCGGCAGCTAACTTAGAGGACCTGATAGCTGTCACTATGGCCCTGAACTCGATATACAAGATTACCAAGCACTACCT
Protein-coding regions in this window:
- a CDS encoding 30S ribosomal protein S4e → MGKMGGSRRLKRHAAPAFWPVRRKEYKWVVKPSPGPHPIEKCIPLQLVIRDILGYAESAREARLIINRGEVKVDGRVCKDHRFPLGLMDVLEIPKLSKYFRLVPHPRSYLHLHEVELSEAAFKLCRIEGKTTVKGGHLQLHLHDGRNLLVRVSDPRKPVEDVYRTMDVVKISLPGCSVLDHFRLEPGAVAIVIGGENVGRVGRIVEVSQGLFKEQRLVALEGKSGERFNVNYLYTFVIGSKEPAISLPEGYW
- a CDS encoding 50S ribosomal protein L5, with translation MAGSATENPMRRIKVGKVVVNMAVGTSGEQLMKAAQVLEKLTGQKPCFRKAKRTIKDFGIKKGETIACMVTLRKQKALDFLKRALAAVGFKLKRSCFDPLGNFAFGVKEHISLPGVKYDPALGIFGFDVCVSLERPGYRVKTRRRRRSCVGKKHLVTREEAWGFVERELGVTLVD
- a CDS encoding NAD(P)/FAD-dependent oxidoreductase; the encoded protein is MQRLKYDVIIVGCGPAGIFTALELRTHSDLRILMLDKGLDVEQRHCLSNRGLGCIKCNPCNLVSGWGGAGAFSDGKLTLSPEVGGWLDEYVGREELARLINYVDEVYVRFGAPKRAYGTEIDRIEEFKRKAALAGLRLIPVKIRHLGTERCIEVVKAMRRELESRVDVRLGSEVDTVLVEGGRVKGVRVRGGEEVEGRYVVLAPGRSGAEWLRREAERLNLRSTHNPVDVGVRVEVPAYVMEPLSSVLYEPKFIYYSKTFDDRVRTFCFNPYGEVVTEYYNGVVTVNGQSYESKRTDNSNFAILVSTLFTEPFKEPIAYGRYLASLANLLSGGVIVQRLGDLRIGRRSTWERIKRNLVEPTLKTATPGDLSFVLPYRYLTDILEMLKALDEVTPGVYANHTLLYGVEVKFYSSRLELSSSLETKVRNLFAIGDGAGITRGLVQASASGIVVAREILRREGELKGLGTG